The Flammeovirga agarivorans genome has a window encoding:
- a CDS encoding AI-2E family transporter, producing the protein MENSFNYKDISKGLLDALKKLVFIGIGLYMVYLLQSVLIYVFTSAVIALIAHPVKSFFKKKLNMSNTLAMFATITLFLILILGFLSSFIPLITQEARNLKLVELDSFEQNIMSTFNQINVALKEYGIDLSGLHLGEEIMKKLKNSPQIFNGILQGVGSFSMGLFSTIFISFFLIKESDSIITFFTSFVPQDSRTGFKSSLMKIKTLLSRYFIGLAIQCFLLFVMYMVTLLIIGVKNAAVIAFICAVLNIIPYVGPAISIIIMAILAMSEHLDMEFKTGILPELVKVFIGYFGVQFIDNNFSQPIIFSKSVNSHPLEIFLVIMVFGILFGVVGLIAAIPVYTVIKVILKEFYPENKFVKALTEGM; encoded by the coding sequence ATGGAAAATTCCTTTAATTATAAAGATATATCCAAAGGCTTATTAGATGCTTTAAAAAAATTGGTATTTATTGGAATAGGGCTTTATATGGTCTATTTATTACAATCAGTACTTATTTATGTATTCACATCAGCAGTAATCGCATTGATTGCTCACCCAGTAAAATCATTCTTTAAGAAAAAACTGAACATGTCTAATACGTTAGCGATGTTCGCAACAATCACGTTATTCTTAATATTAATTTTAGGTTTTCTAAGTTCATTTATCCCATTAATAACTCAAGAAGCAAGAAATTTGAAATTGGTGGAATTAGATAGTTTTGAACAAAATATCATGTCTACATTCAACCAAATTAATGTGGCATTAAAAGAATATGGTATTGACTTATCAGGTTTACATCTTGGTGAGGAAATTATGAAAAAACTTAAAAACTCTCCTCAAATATTTAATGGAATCTTACAAGGAGTTGGTTCTTTTAGTATGGGATTATTCTCAACCATATTTATTAGTTTCTTCTTAATTAAAGAAAGTGATAGCATTATCACCTTTTTTACTTCCTTCGTACCACAAGATTCGAGAACTGGTTTTAAAAGTTCATTGATGAAAATTAAAACGCTTCTTTCAAGGTATTTTATTGGCTTAGCTATTCAGTGCTTCTTATTATTTGTAATGTATATGGTTACATTATTAATTATAGGTGTGAAGAATGCCGCAGTAATTGCATTTATCTGTGCTGTATTAAATATTATTCCTTATGTAGGTCCTGCAATCAGTATCATCATTATGGCAATATTAGCCATGTCAGAACACTTAGATATGGAATTTAAGACAGGAATTCTACCGGAATTAGTGAAAGTGTTTATTGGATATTTCGGAGTTCAATTTATAGATAATAACTTCTCACAACCAATTATTTTCTCAAAAAGTGTCAACTCACATCCATTAGAAATTTTCTTAGTGATTATGGTCTTTGGTATTCTTTTCGGAGTGGTTGGTTTAATTGCAGCTATCCCAGTATATACTGTGATTAAAGTAATCTTAAAGGAATTTTACCCTGAGAACAAATTTGTAAAAGCACTTACAGAAGGAATGTAA
- the aqpZ gene encoding aquaporin Z, translating to MQNKLIAEFIGTSWLVIGGCGAAIFAAGIPNVGIGFLGVALAFGLTVLTMAYAIGHISGCHLNPAVTLGLWAGGRFSAKEILPYIVAQCLGAIFGAAVLYFIYTGNNSDIGGFAANGYGAHSPEGYSMISAFITEFVMTFMFLIIIMGATHSKAPKYLGGLAIGLGLTLIHLISIPITNTSVNPARSLSQAVFVGDWAIAQLWLFWVAPILGAIVAGFVYKMLSPEDE from the coding sequence ATGCAAAATAAATTAATTGCTGAATTTATTGGCACTTCTTGGCTTGTTATTGGAGGATGTGGTGCAGCCATATTTGCTGCAGGTATTCCCAATGTTGGCATTGGCTTTTTAGGTGTTGCACTTGCTTTCGGATTAACGGTTCTGACGATGGCCTATGCTATTGGTCATATTTCAGGTTGTCATTTAAACCCTGCGGTAACTCTTGGTTTGTGGGCAGGGGGACGTTTTTCTGCCAAAGAGATTCTTCCTTATATAGTAGCTCAATGCTTGGGAGCAATATTTGGAGCAGCAGTCCTGTATTTTATTTATACAGGAAATAATTCTGACATAGGAGGTTTCGCAGCAAATGGATATGGTGCTCATTCTCCCGAAGGTTATAGTATGATTTCAGCATTTATCACAGAGTTTGTGATGACATTTATGTTCTTGATCATAATCATGGGAGCGACACACTCAAAAGCTCCAAAATATCTTGGAGGTCTTGCTATTGGATTGGGCTTAACACTTATCCATCTTATAAGTATCCCTATAACTAATACATCTGTAAACCCTGCAAGAAGTTTATCACAAGCTGTATTTGTTGGTGATTGGGCTATTGCTCAACTATGGCTGTTTTGGGTAGCACCAATTTTAGGAGCAATCGTAGCAGGATTTGTATATAAAATGTTATCTCCTGAGGACGAATAG
- a CDS encoding helix-turn-helix domain-containing protein: MIVNREHFDIGGKVILEKVAFRPPFKISTDMVNEACFLHIIKGTSKLFLPEKNIDLNDSDSLFLKCSTYMNAWQEKKEDQVNEALLVHIYPEILDKIFDQQLPSFLKGKEGVKHSSAEKIKISIMIENYIESLLFYFNQPSIVTEELVEIKVKELLLLLVNSHYSDNLEGIFSNLFTPNEYKFKELIDTHLFEDLSIQDYADIAGMSLSTFKRRFQMIYKISPKKYINNRRLEKAKQLLLNTEDRISDIAYDCGFNDVGYFSKTFNSHFNCSPSFYRKTEVQAAFN; encoded by the coding sequence ATGATCGTCAATAGAGAACATTTTGATATTGGAGGAAAGGTTATCTTAGAAAAAGTGGCATTTCGTCCCCCTTTCAAAATTAGTACAGATATGGTAAATGAAGCTTGTTTTCTTCATATTATCAAAGGAACCTCAAAATTATTTCTTCCCGAAAAAAACATAGATTTAAATGACTCTGATAGTCTATTTTTAAAATGCAGTACTTATATGAATGCTTGGCAAGAAAAAAAGGAAGATCAAGTCAATGAAGCATTGTTAGTACACATTTATCCTGAAATATTAGATAAAATATTTGATCAGCAGCTCCCTTCTTTTCTAAAGGGTAAGGAAGGTGTAAAACACTCTTCAGCAGAAAAGATAAAGATTTCTATTATGATTGAGAATTACATAGAAAGTCTTCTCTTTTATTTTAATCAACCTTCTATAGTGACAGAGGAACTTGTAGAAATTAAGGTAAAAGAATTGCTTCTTCTATTAGTAAATTCTCACTATTCTGACAACCTAGAAGGGATCTTCAGTAATCTTTTCACCCCAAATGAATACAAATTTAAAGAATTAATAGATACACATCTTTTTGAAGATTTAAGCATTCAAGATTATGCAGACATTGCTGGCATGAGCTTATCTACCTTTAAAAGGCGTTTTCAAATGATATATAAGATAAGTCCAAAAAAATATATTAATAACAGGAGGCTAGAAAAAGCAAAACAGCTTCTGCTAAATACTGAAGATAGAATCTCTGACATCGCTTATGATTGCGGTTTTAACGATGTAGGATACTTTTCAAAGACATTCAATTCGCATTTTAATTGCAGTCCCAGTTTTTATAGGAAAACTGAAGTACAAGCAGCATTCAATTAA
- a CDS encoding peroxiredoxin family protein: MINKRILTLLSILSFFLLSVSSFAQEAKIYEKYGVTVETLQPGLSEGDQAFLFKGKDQDGKTYQLKEALKKGPVVVNFFRGSWCPYCTKHLMNVQDSLGMIEAAGATFVAVTPENQERFAKLVEKKGLTFEMVEDSKLDIMNGFKVTFDVNQGYQDMLKKYENDLTVTNSIKRASLPVPATYIIAQDGTIIKRHYDPNYTERMSVKDILSTLQAQ; this comes from the coding sequence ATGATCAACAAACGTATTTTAACTTTATTATCCATCTTATCTTTTTTCCTACTATCTGTAAGTTCTTTTGCTCAAGAGGCAAAGATTTATGAGAAGTATGGTGTAACTGTAGAAACACTTCAACCAGGTTTATCGGAAGGTGATCAAGCTTTTTTATTTAAAGGAAAGGATCAAGACGGTAAGACTTACCAACTGAAAGAGGCATTAAAAAAAGGACCAGTAGTCGTTAACTTCTTTAGAGGTAGTTGGTGTCCATACTGCACAAAGCATCTAATGAATGTACAAGATTCTTTAGGAATGATTGAAGCTGCAGGTGCTACTTTTGTTGCTGTAACTCCTGAAAATCAGGAACGATTTGCAAAACTAGTAGAAAAGAAAGGGTTAACCTTTGAAATGGTTGAAGACAGTAAACTAGACATCATGAATGGCTTTAAAGTCACTTTTGATGTAAATCAAGGATATCAAGATATGCTAAAAAAATATGAAAATGATTTAACCGTTACCAATAGTATTAAAAGAGCATCACTACCAGTGCCTGCTACATATATTATTGCACAAGACGGAACCATTATCAAGAGGCATTATGACCCTAACTATACTGAGCGAATGAGTGTAAAAGATATTCTTTCTACACTACAGGCTCAATAG